A DNA window from Rossellomorea marisflavi contains the following coding sequences:
- a CDS encoding TrkH family potassium uptake protein, whose translation MKYRVIHLSPPQLLVAVFAFFIMVGMALLKLPISTTEPITWLEALFTTTSAMTVTGLAVVDTGSVYTIFGQIVVMCLIQLGGLGIMSFAVLIVMMLGKKIGFKERLLLQQSLNQTSVGGVIMLVKYLFTFSLLVEGIGMTFLATQWVPRYGWSEGLFYSLFHSVSAFNNAGFGLWPDNMMRFVGNPVITFTLSFLFIIGGIGFTVLVDGWKSRAFKKLSLHSKIMILGTLLINVVATIIIFVLEYNNPGTLGPLSLGDKGLASYFQAVTPRTAGFNTLDYGEMESPTLFFTVLLMFIGAGSASTGGGIKLTTFLMILLAVGAFLRDKKEVKIFRRSIDQTVILKSLAISTLSVLLVVGALFILTISEKGADFLTLLFEVVSAFGTVGLSMNFSPELSTVGKWVIIFVMFAGKMGPLTLAYSLSRPGKEKIRYPKEDILTG comes from the coding sequence ATGAAGTACAGGGTCATCCATTTAAGTCCACCGCAGCTGCTGGTGGCAGTCTTTGCCTTTTTCATCATGGTGGGTATGGCTCTCTTGAAGCTTCCCATCTCGACGACAGAGCCGATCACGTGGCTCGAAGCCCTTTTTACGACAACCTCAGCCATGACCGTGACGGGGCTTGCCGTTGTCGATACCGGTTCCGTCTATACCATTTTCGGTCAGATTGTCGTCATGTGTCTGATCCAGCTTGGAGGGCTGGGCATCATGTCGTTCGCTGTCCTGATCGTCATGATGCTCGGGAAGAAGATCGGATTCAAGGAACGGCTGTTGCTGCAACAGTCGTTGAATCAGACCTCTGTGGGCGGGGTGATCATGCTCGTGAAATACCTTTTCACCTTTTCATTGCTGGTGGAGGGGATCGGAATGACCTTCCTTGCCACTCAATGGGTGCCCCGATACGGGTGGTCAGAAGGCTTGTTTTATAGCCTTTTCCATTCTGTTTCCGCTTTTAATAACGCCGGATTCGGTTTGTGGCCCGACAACATGATGCGATTTGTGGGGAATCCGGTCATCACCTTCACTCTATCCTTCCTTTTCATCATCGGTGGGATAGGATTCACCGTCTTGGTGGACGGGTGGAAATCACGTGCGTTTAAGAAGCTGTCCCTCCACTCGAAGATCATGATCCTGGGTACGCTTTTGATCAATGTGGTAGCAACGATCATCATCTTCGTCCTGGAGTATAACAACCCGGGTACACTGGGACCTCTTTCTCTAGGTGACAAAGGATTGGCTTCCTACTTTCAGGCCGTGACACCGAGGACCGCAGGGTTCAATACGCTTGATTATGGTGAGATGGAAAGTCCGACTCTTTTCTTTACGGTCCTTCTCATGTTCATCGGGGCAGGAAGTGCATCCACAGGTGGGGGGATCAAGCTTACGACATTCCTCATGATCCTTCTCGCGGTAGGTGCCTTCTTGAGGGATAAAAAAGAAGTCAAGATCTTCCGGCGCTCCATTGATCAAACGGTCATCCTGAAATCCCTGGCGATATCCACCCTTAGCGTCCTTTTGGTTGTAGGGGCCTTATTCATCCTTACCATCTCGGAAAAAGGAGCGGATTTCCTCACGCTATTATTCGAAGTGGTATCGGCATTCGGCACCGTCGGCTTATCCATGAATTTCAGTCCGGAGTTAAGTACCGTCGGGAAGTGGGTCATCATCTTCGTCATGTTCGCAGGGAAAATGGGTCCGTTGACCCTCGCATACTCCCTCTCGCGACCGGGTAAAGAGAAAATCCGATACCCGAAAGAAGATATCCTTACAGGATAA
- the serC gene encoding 3-phosphoserine/phosphohydroxythreonine transaminase, which translates to MKQVFNFSAGPAVLPRPVLEKVQQELLNYDGTGMSIMELSHRSGPFEEVIEGAEALLRELMTIPEEYEVLFLQGGASLQFSMVPMNLLAEHGVADYIVTGSWSKKAVKEAGKLGSIHQIESPEDIPAYTKEDFSPEAAYVHITSNNTIEGTRYATYPETGGIPLVADMSSHILSEPIDVSSFGLIYAGAQKNLGPSGVTVAIVRRDLIGKAPDTCPTMLNYETYVKNGSMFNTPPTFAIYVLKLVLEWVKENGGVAGMEALNREKAGLLYSCIDESSLFSNPVPEASRSLMNIPFTTDSDERNKLFLEQAKGRGFEFLKGHRSVGGMRASLYNAMPLEGVRALVDFMKEFEADQGGTSHVDH; encoded by the coding sequence TTGAAGCAAGTGTTCAATTTTTCTGCAGGTCCAGCCGTTCTTCCCCGTCCAGTATTGGAAAAAGTGCAACAGGAATTATTGAACTACGACGGGACGGGCATGTCTATCATGGAATTGAGCCATCGTTCCGGTCCGTTCGAAGAAGTCATCGAGGGGGCAGAAGCCCTGCTGAGGGAGCTTATGACCATCCCTGAAGAGTATGAAGTCCTTTTCCTTCAGGGAGGCGCTTCTCTGCAGTTTTCCATGGTCCCGATGAATCTTCTTGCTGAACATGGTGTCGCTGACTATATCGTGACGGGAAGCTGGTCGAAGAAAGCGGTCAAGGAAGCGGGAAAACTCGGAAGCATCCATCAAATTGAGTCACCGGAAGATATCCCTGCGTATACAAAAGAAGATTTCTCTCCTGAGGCAGCGTACGTCCACATCACGTCCAACAATACAATAGAAGGGACAAGGTACGCCACTTATCCCGAAACAGGCGGCATTCCCCTCGTGGCGGATATGTCATCCCATATCCTGTCGGAACCGATCGATGTGTCTTCGTTCGGCCTGATTTATGCCGGGGCCCAGAAGAACCTTGGTCCATCGGGTGTCACCGTTGCGATCGTCCGCAGGGATCTCATCGGGAAAGCACCGGACACATGCCCGACCATGTTGAATTATGAAACGTACGTGAAGAACGGATCCATGTTCAATACGCCTCCTACCTTCGCTATCTATGTGCTTAAGCTCGTTCTTGAGTGGGTGAAGGAAAACGGCGGGGTGGCAGGTATGGAGGCACTCAACCGGGAGAAAGCGGGGCTGCTATATAGCTGTATCGACGAATCAAGCCTGTTCTCCAATCCTGTACCGGAAGCAAGCCGCTCACTGATGAACATCCCGTTCACCACAGACAGTGATGAACGGAACAAGCTCTTCCTGGAACAAGCGAAAGGGCGAGGATTCGAGTTCCTGAAGGGACATCGTTCCGTTGGCGGCATGCGGGCGAGCCTCTATAACGCCATGCCCCTTGAAGGAGTCAGGGCATTGGTGGATTTCATGAAAGAATTCGAAGCAGACCAAGGAGGAACATCACATGTTGACCATTAA
- a CDS encoding dicarboxylate/amino acid:cation symporter codes for MKSLWTKYKSISLITKITVALVLGVIAGVIFGERAASISILGDILIHLLSFLIIPLILFTLMTGVNQTSIKELGKTGSKVFLYYVLSSAFAIIVGLAVASIFQPGTGMELDQSQSFDVPDDPGLKSVFLSIIPDNIIKAFTELNLLGIIFTAIVFGTAISYLRSTKEYGELGEHVFKVIEGLNEASLAIMKAILHYLPIGIFAIMAKTVGEQGAGTLLSLGNMIMVLYIALIVQLLLYTVAMVMVKINPLSFYSKARTPMITAFVTQSSTGTLPLSLQAAREMGIPKSLYGLSLPLGATINMDGAAIRIAVSAVFAANVVGDPLSLTDMALVVVVGTLASIGTAGVPGAGILMIATVFTQIGLPMEAVALLTAIDALVGMGCTAINITGDLAGTSIIHRLSGRKK; via the coding sequence ATGAAGTCATTATGGACGAAATACAAAAGCATATCCCTGATCACGAAAATTACCGTTGCCCTGGTCCTTGGGGTCATCGCAGGCGTAATCTTCGGAGAGCGTGCCGCCTCCATATCCATCCTGGGGGACATCCTCATCCATCTCCTGTCGTTCCTGATCATCCCCCTTATCCTCTTCACACTCATGACAGGTGTGAACCAAACGAGTATCAAGGAACTTGGGAAGACGGGGAGCAAAGTGTTCCTCTACTACGTTCTTTCATCCGCTTTCGCCATCATCGTGGGGTTAGCCGTCGCGAGCATATTCCAACCCGGGACCGGAATGGAGCTCGATCAATCTCAGTCATTCGACGTTCCCGATGACCCCGGCTTGAAGAGCGTATTCCTGTCGATCATTCCCGACAATATCATAAAGGCCTTTACCGAGCTGAACCTGTTGGGGATCATCTTCACCGCCATCGTATTCGGGACCGCCATCTCCTATTTGCGTTCCACGAAAGAATACGGCGAACTCGGTGAACACGTCTTTAAAGTCATTGAGGGGCTCAATGAAGCAAGCCTCGCCATCATGAAGGCGATCCTGCACTATCTCCCAATCGGCATTTTCGCCATCATGGCCAAAACGGTGGGAGAACAGGGCGCGGGGACACTCCTGTCCCTGGGCAATATGATCATGGTCCTTTATATCGCACTCATCGTCCAGTTGCTTCTCTACACCGTTGCCATGGTCATGGTCAAGATCAATCCCCTTTCGTTTTATTCAAAGGCACGCACTCCCATGATCACGGCCTTCGTGACACAGAGCAGCACCGGCACCCTGCCTTTATCCCTTCAAGCCGCCAGGGAAATGGGGATCCCGAAGAGCCTCTACGGGTTGAGTCTCCCACTTGGTGCAACAATTAACATGGACGGGGCCGCCATCCGCATTGCCGTATCCGCCGTTTTCGCCGCAAATGTCGTCGGAGATCCATTGAGCCTGACGGACATGGCCCTTGTGGTAGTGGTCGGAACGCTTGCATCCATTGGAACGGCAGGCGTCCCGGGAGCCGGCATCCTCATGATCGCCACCGTCTTCACCCAAATCGGCCTTCCCATGGAAGCCGTTGCCCTCCTGACCGCCATCGACGCCCTTGTCGGCATGGGCTGCACGGCCATCAACATCACAGGTGACCTCGCAGGAACGTCGATCATTCATCGGCTGAGCGGTAGAAAGAAATGA
- a CDS encoding potassium channel family protein has translation MKKQFAVIGLGKFGGNLVEELSRLDTEVLAIDLHEEVVQRYADVATHAVQANAMDESVLRSLGLRNFDHVIVSFGESVEASILTTLLLKELGVKEVWVKASNAYHQKVLERIGADKVIHPERDMAKKIAHHMTSEKIIDYIELSKEHSIVEVRASSKVANLTLMDLDVRARYGCNIIAIHRGDEVIVSPSADDTVELGDLLIVIGHNRDINRFEKEGV, from the coding sequence ATGAAAAAGCAATTCGCCGTTATCGGTCTTGGAAAATTCGGGGGGAACCTGGTGGAGGAATTGAGCAGGCTTGATACAGAGGTGCTGGCAATCGATCTGCACGAAGAGGTGGTTCAGCGCTACGCGGATGTGGCGACTCACGCCGTCCAGGCCAATGCCATGGATGAGTCCGTATTGAGATCCCTCGGCCTCCGTAATTTCGATCACGTGATCGTATCATTCGGAGAAAGCGTGGAGGCGAGCATCCTGACGACACTGCTTCTGAAAGAGCTGGGTGTCAAGGAGGTCTGGGTGAAGGCGTCGAATGCGTACCATCAAAAGGTGCTTGAAAGGATCGGTGCCGACAAGGTCATCCATCCTGAACGGGACATGGCGAAAAAAATCGCTCATCATATGACATCGGAGAAAATCATCGACTACATCGAACTTTCAAAGGAGCATAGCATCGTAGAGGTCAGGGCTTCGTCCAAAGTTGCGAACCTTACGCTCATGGATCTTGACGTCCGTGCGCGGTATGGATGCAATATCATTGCCATCCATCGCGGGGATGAGGTCATTGTCTCACCGAGTGCAGACGATACGGTTGAACTGGGAGATCTGTTGATTGTGATCGGACATAATCGCGATATCAATCGATTTGAAAAAGAAGGGGTATAA
- a CDS encoding HD domain-containing protein — translation MGIHHYFKSLSDLETLIRCPGRFKYHQHNVASHSFKVTKIAQFLGTVEEQEGQDVDWKSLYEKALNHDYAELFTGDIKTPVKYASKELRELFSQVEDQMVKKFITTEFPPQFHDVYRNRFKEGKDETLEGRILSVADKVDLLYESFGEIQKGNPEPLFMEIYQEALSTIIKFKELASVKYFLEYVLPDMLAEKFIPHSELKERTERILSSGV, via the coding sequence ATGGGGATCCATCACTACTTTAAAAGTCTATCAGACCTCGAGACGCTCATCCGTTGTCCAGGTCGGTTCAAATATCATCAGCACAATGTGGCCAGCCACTCTTTCAAGGTGACGAAGATTGCACAATTTCTCGGAACCGTGGAAGAACAAGAGGGACAGGATGTCGATTGGAAGTCCCTGTATGAAAAGGCGTTGAATCATGATTATGCAGAGCTTTTCACCGGGGACATCAAGACGCCTGTGAAATATGCGTCGAAGGAACTCAGGGAACTGTTCAGCCAGGTGGAGGATCAGATGGTGAAAAAGTTCATCACAACAGAATTCCCTCCGCAATTCCATGATGTATACAGGAATCGCTTCAAAGAAGGGAAGGACGAGACACTGGAAGGCAGGATTTTATCCGTAGCCGACAAAGTTGATCTTCTGTATGAATCGTTCGGCGAGATCCAAAAAGGGAATCCGGAGCCGCTTTTTATGGAGATCTATCAGGAAGCCCTTTCGACGATCATTAAATTCAAGGAGCTTGCGAGTGTGAAATACTTCCTTGAGTACGTCTTGCCGGACATGCTGGCCGAGAAATTCATCCCCCACAGTGAATTGAAAGAGAGGACGGAACGGATTCTGTCATCAGGGGTCTGA
- a CDS encoding chromate transporter encodes MKQWQLFLAFFRVGMLGFGGGPSSIPLFHKEVVEKYKWMSDDEFSDTLALANALPGPIATKMAGYIGHRVGGVIGMLVSIIATSVPTVLLLILMLTALNSYKDRPWVHGMSQAVVPVVAVMLGVLTWDFVKKSKKSLGWKITIGLLAVSLLLLSGLGVHPGIVIAVLLGLALMSKKPVNEKQVKAS; translated from the coding sequence ATGAAACAGTGGCAGTTATTTCTGGCATTTTTCCGCGTAGGGATGCTTGGATTCGGGGGAGGTCCCTCCTCCATACCACTATTTCATAAAGAAGTAGTCGAGAAATATAAATGGATGAGTGATGATGAGTTTTCGGATACCCTCGCTTTGGCAAATGCCCTTCCGGGACCGATTGCAACGAAGATGGCCGGATATATCGGACACCGGGTCGGAGGAGTGATCGGCATGCTTGTGAGCATCATTGCTACAAGCGTTCCGACCGTCCTGCTCTTGATCCTGATGCTGACCGCCCTGAATTCCTATAAAGATCGCCCTTGGGTACACGGAATGTCCCAGGCCGTCGTCCCGGTGGTCGCTGTCATGCTCGGTGTCCTGACGTGGGACTTTGTGAAGAAGTCGAAGAAAAGTCTTGGCTGGAAGATCACGATCGGTCTCCTTGCCGTAAGCCTTCTTCTTCTCTCAGGCCTTGGGGTGCACCCTGGGATTGTCATTGCAGTCCTTCTCGGTCTTGCCCTGATGTCCAAGAAACCTGTGAATGAAAAGCAGGTGAAAGCTTCATGA
- a CDS encoding gamma-glutamyltransferase family protein: protein MNMDHLYQPYSSIRNTVFAKKGMVATSQPLASQAGLEILQKGGNAIDAAIATAAALTVVEPTSNGIGGDAFALVWVKGELHGLNASGPSPASISIEAVEEKGHETMPVHGAIPITVPGAPSAWAELSERFGKLPLTEVLAPAIAYAEEGYPISPVLGKYWSLAHKKFSEIFKGEEYQAWFDTFAPEGRAPEIGEVWSSKGHAETLRSIAETKAESFYRGELAGQIAEAVQKGGGFLSKEDLASYRPQWVKPISTDYKGYDVWEIPPNGQGLVTLMGLNIMKGFDVTEKESIDTYHKQIEAMKLAFTDGKAFITEEKDMPVSVEHLLSDEYAEARRSVIGEDAITPTEYEPPKGGTVYLATADGEGNMVSFIQSNYMGFGSGIVVPGTGIGLQNRGHDFSLDPTHPNALQPGKKTYHTIIPGFLTKAGEAVGPFGVMGGYMQPQGHFQVVMNTIDFHLNPQAALDAPRWQWMKGKQVAVEPTFPNHIAQALARRGHEIQVATDHGSFGRGQIIWRNPTNGVLMGGTESRTDGAISAW from the coding sequence ATGAACATGGATCACCTGTATCAACCGTATTCCTCCATCCGGAACACGGTATTTGCCAAAAAAGGAATGGTGGCGACTTCTCAGCCACTTGCCTCCCAGGCCGGCCTGGAGATCCTCCAGAAAGGAGGGAACGCCATTGATGCAGCCATCGCCACAGCTGCAGCCCTAACGGTCGTCGAACCGACTTCGAACGGAATCGGCGGTGACGCATTCGCCCTTGTATGGGTGAAGGGAGAATTGCACGGACTCAATGCAAGTGGTCCATCGCCTGCATCCATTTCCATTGAGGCTGTGGAGGAGAAGGGACACGAGACCATGCCGGTACACGGCGCGATTCCCATCACGGTCCCGGGAGCACCGTCGGCGTGGGCAGAACTCTCGGAACGCTTCGGCAAGCTGCCATTGACCGAGGTATTGGCACCGGCGATCGCCTATGCGGAAGAAGGCTACCCGATCAGCCCTGTACTCGGCAAGTACTGGAGTCTCGCCCATAAGAAGTTCAGCGAGATTTTTAAAGGGGAGGAATATCAAGCGTGGTTCGACACATTTGCCCCTGAAGGCAGGGCCCCGGAAATCGGGGAAGTGTGGTCCTCGAAAGGCCATGCGGAAACCCTCCGCTCCATTGCTGAAACGAAGGCAGAAAGCTTCTACCGGGGTGAATTGGCCGGACAAATAGCGGAAGCTGTCCAAAAAGGGGGAGGATTCCTGTCAAAAGAGGACCTCGCCTCCTACCGTCCACAATGGGTGAAGCCGATATCCACTGATTATAAAGGATACGACGTGTGGGAAATCCCGCCGAACGGCCAGGGCCTTGTTACCCTCATGGGTCTGAATATCATGAAGGGATTTGACGTCACGGAGAAGGAGAGCATCGATACATATCATAAACAAATCGAAGCCATGAAGCTGGCCTTTACCGACGGAAAAGCGTTCATTACAGAAGAAAAGGATATGCCTGTCTCCGTTGAGCATCTGCTCAGTGATGAATATGCCGAAGCAAGGCGCTCTGTCATCGGGGAAGACGCCATCACGCCGACGGAATATGAGCCTCCCAAAGGGGGAACCGTATACCTAGCCACTGCTGATGGGGAAGGGAATATGGTTTCATTTATCCAAAGCAACTACATGGGCTTCGGATCCGGCATCGTGGTGCCTGGCACGGGGATCGGACTGCAGAACCGCGGACATGATTTCTCGTTGGATCCAACCCATCCGAATGCCCTTCAACCTGGAAAGAAGACGTACCATACAATCATTCCCGGCTTCCTGACGAAAGCAGGTGAGGCTGTGGGGCCATTCGGCGTCATGGGGGGCTACATGCAGCCTCAAGGTCATTTTCAAGTCGTCATGAACACCATTGATTTTCATTTGAATCCACAGGCTGCCCTCGATGCACCAAGATGGCAGTGGATGAAGGGGAAACAGGTGGCTGTCGAACCGACATTCCCGAATCACATCGCACAAGCACTCGCCCGGCGCGGTCACGAGATTCAGGTCGCGACCGATCACGGTTCATTTGGCCGGGGGCAAATCATTTGGAGAAACCCTACCAATGGTGTTTTAATGGGAGGGACGGAATCCCGTACGGACGGGGCCATCTCCGCTTGGTAG
- a CDS encoding chromate transporter encodes MTYVHIFMAFFVPNILGYGGGPSSIPLIQAEVVDRYGWLTDSQFSEMLALANALPGPINTKMAGYIGYQQGGVLGAAIGLFSTIAPSLLLMLFLLGLLMKFKDSPKVKNMTTIVRPTIAILLGIMTMEFLVDSYGGIGIVQTLIIGVASYLLLERWKVSPALVIGGALVYGAVFLGG; translated from the coding sequence ATGACGTACGTGCATATATTCATGGCTTTCTTTGTTCCGAATATTTTGGGGTATGGCGGCGGGCCGTCCTCGATCCCGCTCATCCAGGCGGAGGTCGTGGACCGATACGGCTGGCTGACGGATAGTCAGTTCAGCGAAATGCTCGCCCTTGCCAATGCGCTTCCTGGTCCGATCAATACGAAAATGGCCGGCTATATCGGCTATCAGCAGGGCGGTGTGCTGGGGGCCGCGATCGGGTTGTTCTCGACGATTGCTCCTTCGCTGCTGCTGATGCTGTTCTTGCTCGGGTTGTTGATGAAATTTAAAGATTCTCCTAAGGTGAAGAACATGACGACGATCGTCAGGCCGACGATTGCGATCCTGCTTGGTATCATGACGATGGAATTCCTGGTGGATTCGTATGGTGGGATCGGGATTGTGCAGACGTTGATCATCGGGGTTGCCAGCTATCTCTTGTTGGAGAGGTGGAAGGTGAGTCCTGCGTTGGTGATCGGCGGGGCGCTCGTGTACGGTGCTGTGTTCCTTGGAGGATAA
- a CDS encoding DUF1206 domain-containing protein codes for MADITSVLPSGKDNSKDIKPWIRGFARIGFISRGLVYMLIGALAVMAAFGVGGSTSDSNGAFAAIASKPFGEVLLWIVGIGLLGVVIWSFIQAITDPEYHGDQGKSIVRRITHIFTGAAYGILGFNAIAIALHAKGGSSSEQTMSAKLLSQPFGQWIVGIIGLAIIGFALHELYSAYTEKFAKQFKKGSMSKHEWKFSKRTGKIGLTARGIVFLLVGYFFIRTAITADPDKTKGLDGALSEIAQQPFGQWMLAIVAAGLLLYGVFEILRGKNRHLSIF; via the coding sequence ATGGCTGACATTACATCGGTCCTGCCTTCCGGTAAGGACAACTCAAAGGATATCAAACCATGGATCAGGGGGTTCGCCCGCATAGGATTCATATCAAGGGGACTCGTCTACATGCTGATTGGCGCCCTGGCCGTCATGGCAGCATTCGGAGTGGGCGGAAGCACATCTGACTCGAACGGCGCATTCGCAGCCATTGCATCCAAGCCTTTCGGTGAGGTATTATTATGGATCGTCGGCATCGGACTTCTCGGCGTGGTCATCTGGAGCTTCATCCAAGCCATTACCGATCCTGAATACCACGGAGACCAGGGAAAATCCATCGTGCGGAGGATTACCCACATCTTTACGGGTGCAGCTTACGGGATCCTCGGCTTCAATGCCATTGCCATCGCCCTTCACGCCAAAGGCGGCTCGAGTTCTGAGCAGACCATGTCTGCAAAGCTCCTTTCCCAACCTTTCGGTCAATGGATTGTCGGCATCATCGGGCTGGCTATCATCGGATTCGCGCTTCACGAGCTTTACTCGGCTTATACAGAAAAATTCGCGAAGCAATTCAAGAAAGGAAGCATGTCAAAGCACGAGTGGAAGTTCAGTAAAAGGACCGGAAAAATCGGCCTCACTGCCCGAGGCATTGTATTCCTACTCGTAGGATACTTCTTCATCCGGACCGCCATCACGGCTGACCCTGATAAAACCAAGGGACTGGACGGGGCACTATCCGAAATTGCCCAGCAGCCTTTCGGACAATGGATGCTGGCCATCGTGGCGGCCGGACTGTTACTCTACGGGGTCTTTGAGATCCTCCGAGGAAAGAATCGACATTTAAGCATATTCTGA
- a CDS encoding phosphoglycerate dehydrogenase: MLTINTFNAISQRGLSLIEEDLNYYLNGSGDPDGILVRSKNLHDFEFPQSVKAIARAGAGVNNIPIDECTEKGIVVFNTPGANANAVKELVLANLIASSRNLFSAVGWAKTLQEHGDDVAAVVEAKKKEFVGSEIKGKKLGVVGLGAIGVLVANDALALGMDVVAYDPFISVDAAWRLSRDVNRAMHIDEVWAECDFVTLHIPLTDKTNRLVNESSFNKMKQGMTILNFSRGELVDESTLGQALESGTVSKYVTDFPNSRVLSMKNVVPVPHLGASTVESEENCAVMATKQLKTYLETGNIKHAVNLPDVELPYSGKMRLTVMHQNIPNMVGQITTALSGFAVNIADMINRSKATWAYTMIDLDHVLTEEEQVGLKQKIEGIDGVVSVRLI; the protein is encoded by the coding sequence ATGTTGACCATTAATACATTCAATGCCATCAGCCAACGGGGGTTGTCCCTTATTGAAGAAGATTTGAATTATTATCTGAACGGAAGCGGTGATCCCGATGGAATTCTTGTCAGATCCAAGAATCTCCATGACTTCGAGTTTCCACAATCTGTGAAAGCCATTGCGAGGGCCGGTGCCGGAGTGAATAATATCCCCATTGACGAGTGTACGGAAAAAGGGATTGTCGTATTCAATACGCCTGGTGCCAATGCCAATGCCGTGAAGGAACTCGTTCTTGCCAATCTCATTGCTTCTTCGAGGAATCTTTTTTCGGCGGTGGGATGGGCAAAAACCCTTCAGGAACATGGGGATGATGTGGCAGCTGTCGTGGAAGCGAAGAAGAAGGAGTTTGTAGGAAGTGAAATCAAAGGCAAGAAGCTGGGCGTCGTCGGTCTTGGGGCCATCGGTGTCCTTGTGGCCAACGATGCACTCGCCCTTGGGATGGACGTGGTTGCGTATGATCCGTTCATTTCGGTGGATGCGGCCTGGAGGCTTTCGCGCGACGTCAATCGTGCCATGCACATCGATGAAGTATGGGCGGAATGCGATTTCGTCACCCTTCATATCCCGTTGACTGATAAGACAAATCGCCTCGTGAACGAATCGAGCTTCAACAAGATGAAACAAGGAATGACCATCCTGAACTTCTCACGTGGTGAGCTGGTGGATGAGAGTACCCTCGGGCAGGCTCTCGAGTCCGGAACGGTAAGTAAGTATGTGACCGACTTCCCGAATTCCCGGGTCCTTTCCATGAAGAATGTCGTCCCCGTACCCCACCTGGGCGCTTCGACCGTGGAGTCCGAAGAAAACTGTGCCGTCATGGCGACGAAGCAGTTGAAGACCTATCTGGAAACAGGGAACATCAAGCATGCCGTGAATCTGCCTGATGTCGAGCTTCCGTACAGCGGAAAGATGAGGCTCACCGTCATGCATCAGAATATCCCGAACATGGTGGGGCAGATCACGACGGCCCTCTCCGGCTTCGCTGTCAATATTGCCGACATGATCAATCGAAGCAAAGCCACATGGGCCTACACGATGATCGATCTTGATCACGTCCTGACCGAAGAAGAGCAGGTGGGACTGAAACAGAAGATTGAAGGCATCGATGGGGTCGTATCGGTCAGATTGATTTAA
- a CDS encoding CsbA family protein, translating into MSKIILAAFLPGLLVVFFSRVTYNRYIGLLLTVALIAASVSKGYTDSILLIVIDAASLTAGFWYSGRMKGKGRKSE; encoded by the coding sequence GTGTCCAAGATCATTCTGGCAGCCTTCCTGCCCGGCCTCCTCGTCGTATTCTTTTCGAGGGTGACCTATAATCGATATATCGGACTTCTCTTGACCGTGGCACTGATCGCCGCTTCCGTTTCCAAAGGATATACGGACTCCATTCTGCTGATCGTGATCGACGCAGCCAGTTTGACAGCGGGTTTTTGGTACAGCGGGCGGATGAAGGGAAAAGGGCGAAAAAGTGAATAA